In a single window of the Labeo rohita strain BAU-BD-2019 chromosome 23, IGBB_LRoh.1.0, whole genome shotgun sequence genome:
- the si:rp71-80o10.4 gene encoding uncharacterized protein si:rp71-80o10.4, producing MILFVVLTCCIGIAAGAAVATAAGDVEDDDDDEIESLAVLEGGNLTISIHIEKWDENPQILLFRRKESSKELIAQIICHNGDCEQKWRSEVSLKSDGENVSLSLINVNYNQTGVYEVRKPSSKWHGNKIYNVSVHQPPLSTINPEKTSSAKYSDSTAGISVGAVGVVLVVLALVVIIGAVIYSKRKRAQESDPEASRRHRSQRDVERYL from the exons ATGATACTTTTCGTTGTATTAACGTGTTGCATTG GCATTGCTGCTGGTGCTGCTGTTGCTACTGCTGCTGGTGATgttgaagatgatgatgatgatgaaattGAGTCGCTAGCGGTGCTTGAAGGAGGAAACCTCACCATCTCTATTCACATTGAGAAGTGGGACGAAAACCCACAGATTTTACTTTTCCGTCGCAAAGAATCCTCGAAGGAACTGATAGCGCAGATAATCTGCCATAACGGAGATTGTGAACAGAAGTGGAGATCCGAAGTTTCACTTAAATCCGATGGGGAGAATGTGTCACTGAGCCTGATAAACGTCAACTACAACCAAACAGGGGTTTACGAAGTCCGCAAACCGAGCAGCAAATGGCACGGAAACAAGATTTACAATGTTTCTGTTCATC AGCCTCCACTCAGTACCATCAACCCAGAAAAAACATCTTCTGCCAAGTACAGTGACTCTACTGCAGGGATAAGTGTAGGTGCTGTGGGCGTTGTTTTAGTGGTCCTCGCTTTAGTGGTCATCATTGGCGCTGTCATTTATTCGAAACGCAAAAG AGCCCAAGAATCAGACCCTGAAGCCAGCAGGAGGCACAGATCCCAAAGAGATGTTGAAAGATACTTATAG
- the LOC127154896 gene encoding synapsin-1-like codes for MKQTWGDPGPEHPEAPWHESPRRTTAEKTAAPTQKRAEESPEGDHPAATMQTSQGAAAASPQAPPAAGHTRADRPLGPAIQGPPPPSQGPAKPGGPGPAKRPPRVGQRSPEHPARSESSTGRAWWHHYPQRGNQRQLPELNPLHSGVETGRPPRFPAAAEKTTSPDPDRMANSSSQPPALDREQRTGV; via the exons ATGAAGCAGACATGGGGAGACCCGGGCCCCGAACATCCGGAGGCCCCCTGGCACGAGAGTCCCAGGAGAACCACCGCAGAGAAAACCGCGGCCCCCACCCAGAAAAGGGCAGAGGAGAGCCCGGAGGGGGATCATCCGGCAGCCACCATGCAGACGTCCCAGGGGGCCGCGGCGGCAAGCCCGCAGGCTCCGCCGGCAGCCGGCCACACCAGAGCAGACCGGCCCCTGGGCCCGGCGATCCAAGGCCCCCCACCCCCTAGCCAGGGCCCAGCAAAGCCAGGAGGGCCAGGCCCCGCCAAGCGACCGCCGAGAGTGGGCCAGCGCTCACCCGAGCATCCCGCCCGGAGCGAGTCCTCCACCGGCAGGGCGTGGTG GCACCACTACCCCCAGAGGGGCAATCAGCGCCAGCTCCCGGAGCTGAACCCCCTTCACTCTGGCGTGGAGACAGGAAGACCACCCCGGTTCCCCGCAGCAGCAGAGAAGACCACCAGCCCAGACCCCGACCGGATGGCCAACTCGTCCTCACAGCCCCCAGCCCTGGACAGAGAACAGAGAACAGgggtgtga
- the tgm2a gene encoding protein-glutamine gamma-glutamyltransferase 2a has product MDKVVEIEHIDLGCEVNNTNHHTLLNGVDRLIVRRGQPFTITLYLQPGTHFQNGDNINFITQTGPIPSVDAQTKAKFSLSKFISRSNWSATAETSDSTVSLTVCSHPNAPIGVYKLILDQGEGVSLGEFVLLFNPWCKQDSVYLASEAEKEEFVLSQDGLIYRGVPKRITVLPWTFGQFEPGILDISLQILDESPNYISDAALDCSERRNPIYVTRVLSAMINSLGDKGVLVGSWSGDYEDSVKPTVWKDSCSILHQWSNDGCRAVRYGQCWVFTAVACTVSRALGIPCRVVTNFGSARDSNGDLIMERFYNEFDENIADDSIWNFHVWVENWMTRPDLALGYEGWQASDPTPQHRSDGIFCCGPASVRAIKEGELTFKYDVPFVYAEVNADVVEYIKLRDGRVFKMGGSTTEVGKSISTKAVGRDDREDITHNYKYPEGSEEERRVYEKANHHNKLAQAGEEPGLHIRIKVTPDMQIGSDFDVYAELKNNTMVTKSCRVMFYAQAVSYNGKLGETCGLGEFTEMNLASTEGGKVTLRLEYAEYSKAITQDRMIKLVALLIDAETRDFYRAKKTIVLDGPEIIVNILGVPKVGRNLVADIALQNPLPEPLENCVFTIHGANLTESKPITHEVGTVGPKVFATAKVEFTPKLPGQRKILIDFASDKLNNVETYENLVIYE; this is encoded by the exons GTCCCATACCCTCAGTGGATGCACAAACCAAAGCCAAATTCAGCCTCAGTAAATTCATCTCCAGATCAAACTGGAGCGCCACAGCAGAGACATCTGACAGCACTGTATCTCTGACCGTGTGCTCACACCCAAATGCTCCTATAGGGGTCTATAAACTGATCCTGGATCAGGGAGAAGGAGTTAGTCTGGGAGAGTTTGTCCTGCTTTTTAACCCCTGGTGCAAAC AGGACTCTGTGTATCTGGCAAGTGAAGCTGAAAAGGAGGAATTCGTCCTCTCTCAGGACGGCCTGATCTACCGCGGTGTACCCAAACGTATCACGGTCCTACCATGGACTTTTGGACAG TTCGAGCCTGGCATACTGGACATCTCTTTGCAGATTTTAGATGAAAGTCCAAACTACATAAGTGACGCAGCTTTGGATTGTTCTGAGAGGAGAAACCCCATTTATGTGACTCGAGTCCTCAGTGCCATG ATCAACAGTCTAGGTGATAAAGGAGTTCTGGTGGGTAGCTGGTCAGGTGACTATGAGGACAGCGTGAAGCCCACTGTATGGAAAGACAGCTGCTCAATTCTGCATCAGTGGAGTAATGACGGCTGCAGGGCGGTGCGTTACGGGCAGTGCTGGGTGTTCACAGCTGTTGCCTGCACAG TGTCCAGAGCTCTGGGAATCCCATGCAGAGTCGTCACTAACTTTGGATCAGCACGTGACAGCAATGGAGACCTAATAATGGAGCGTTTCTACAATGAATTTGATGAGAACATTGCTGACGACTCCATATG GAACTTCCATGTTTGGGTGGAGAACTGGATGACACGCCCAGACCTGGCGCTCGGGTACGAGGGTTGGCAAGCGAGCGACCCAACACCTCAGCACAGAAGTGATG GCATCTTTTGTTGTGGTCCAGCCTCTGTGAGAGCCATTAAAGAGGGTGAGCTCACTTTCAAATACGACGTCCCATTCGTGTACGCCGAGGTGAACGCTGATGTGGTGGAATACATCAAACTGAGAGATGGAAGGGTGTTTAAGATGGGCGGATCCACTACGGAGGTTGGGAAATCCATCAGCACCAAAGCAGTGGGTCGAGATGACAGAGAGGACATTACGCACAACTACAAGTATCCAGAGG GTTCTGAAGAGGAGAGAAGGGTTTATGAGAAGGCAAATCATCACAACAAACTGGCACAGGCAGGAGAGGAACCTGGTTTACACATCAGGATTAAAGTGACTCCAGACATGCAGATCGGCTCTGATTTTGACGTCTACGCTGAGCTCAAAAACAACACCATGGTCACGAAGTCCTGTCGGGTCATGTTCTATGCCCAAGCAGTGTCTTACAATGGCAAACTTGGAGAAACCTGTGGATTGGGCGAGTTTACGGAGATGAATTTAGCTTCGACTGAAG GAGGTAAAGTAACTCTTCGACTGGAGTATGCAGAGTACAGCAAAGCTATAACTCAAGACAGGATGATCAAACTGGTGGCGTTACTCATTGATGCAGAGACACGAGATTTCTACAGAGCAAAGAAGACCATCGTACTGGATGGTCCTGAAATAATCGTCAAT ATCCTGGGTGTCCCAAAAGTAGGCCGGAACCTGGTAGCAGATATAGCGCTACAGAACCCACTTCCGGAGCCCTTGGAAAACTGTGTGTTCACTATACATGGTGCCAACCTGACCGAGAGCAAACCTATCACTCATGA GGTTGGAACAGTTGGTCCTAAAGTGTTTGCCACTGCCAAAGTGGAGTTCACACCAAAGCTGCCAGGACAAAGAAAAATACTGATAGATTTTGCCAGTGATAAACTTAACAATGTTGAGACCTATGAGAATCTCGTCATCTATGAATAA